The genome window ATCATTCTTTCTTAGACCCTTGTTTTGCTGCCAGTAGGACAGTGGGTCCATTGTCTATGGGTGAAGAACATGCATTGTGTTTAGAGCGAAGAAGAGTCTGTCAGAGACATCTCCCCTCTTCTCTGAGTGACAAACTGATGGCTTGTGATTTGGTTTTCATTGTATGTCTCACTCCCGCTTGTCAGTCCATGTATTTCTGCTATTCTCTGCATCGTAGAGGCTTACCTTTAGCAGCAcagcaccctgcatcccactgctggcttgcctctgaagctacaGTAAGCAGGCTTGGttctggtcggtccctggatgggagaccaggtgctgctggaagtggtgttggatggCCAGCAGGAGGCActttttcctctggtctaaaataaaattataatatcccaatgcccaagggcagtgattggggacattgcccggTGTAGGGTGCCGTcgttcggatgggacgttaaaggGGAGTGTCCTGaatctctgtggtcactaaagatcccatggcacttatcgtaagagtaggggtgttaaccccggtgtcctggctacatTTCCCAATCTGGTCCTCATActatcatggtcacctaatcatccccagcttccaattggttcattcatcccccctcctctcccctgtaactattcccaagaacgttgctgtaaatgagaatgtgttgtcAGTCAATTGACCTGGGAataggtctgtctgtctattgAATAGGTCTGTATGTCTATTATGCACATAATGTAAAACTCCTAGTTCCCTCTGAGCTACAGAGGTGAATACATACTGTAGACTATGTCCTAAATATAACAGTGCACAATTTTTGAACAAAGCCATGTGCTGGGCAAAAGTAGTGTAGTATTTAGGGAAGTACAGTGTCTAAGCCTTGGGCCTCTGGAGGTCACCATGGGGTCGCAAAGCCTTGGGCTCTGGAGGTCACCATGGGGTCGCAAAGCCATGTGCCTCAGGAGGCCACAATGTGGATCCAAAGCCTAGGGACTCTGGAAGTCACCATGGGGATCCAAAGCCTTGGGCCTCTGGTCACCATGGGGATCCAAAGCCTTGGGTCTCTGGAGGTCACCATGGGGATCCAAAGCCATGTGCCTCTGGAGGTCACTATGGGGATCCAAAGCCTTGGGCCTCTGGTCACCATGGGGATCCAAAGCCTTGGGCCTCTGGTCACCATGGGGATCCAAAGCCTTGGGCCTCTGGTCACTATGGGGATCCAAAGTCTTGGGCCTCTGGAGGTCACCATGGGGATCCAAAGCCTTGGGCCTCTGGTCACCATGGGGATCCAAAGCCATGTGCCTCTGGAGGTCACCGTGGGGATCCAAAGCCTTGGGCCTCTGGTCACCATGGGGATCCAAAGCCTTGGGCCTCTGGAGGTCACCATGGGGATCCAAAGCCATGTGCCTCTGGAGGTCACCGTGGGGATCCAAAGCCATGTGCCTCTGGAGGTCACCATGGGGATCCAAAGCCTTGGGACTCTGGTCACCATGGGGATCCAAAGCCTTGGGACTCTGGTCACCATGGGGATCCAAAGCCATGTGCCTCTGGTCACCATGGGGATCCAAAGCCTTGGGCCTCTGGAGGTCACCATGGGGATCCAAAGCCTTGGGCCTCTGGAGGTCACCATGGGGATCCAAAGCCTTGGGCCTCTGGTCACCATGGGGATCCAAAGCCATGTGCCTCTGGAGGTCACCATGGGGATCCAAAGCCTTGGGCCTCAGGAGGTCACCATGGGGATCCAAAGCCATGTGCCTCTGGAGGTCACCATGGGGATCCAAAGCCTTGGGCCTCTGGTCACCATGGGGATCCAAAGCCTTGGGCCTCTGGTCACCATGGGGATCCAAAGCCTTGGGCCTCTGGTCACCATGGGGATCCAAAGCCATGTGCCTCTGGAGGTCACCATGGGGATCCAAAGCCATGTGCCTCAGGAGGTCACTATGGGGATCCAGAtgagagatacagaaagactaGATCTGTtagaatgtgttttgtttggcTCTCAGACCAGGACATCTGATGGAAAGTCTGGTTCAACGCCTAATTGGTTGTATCATGACTCATAGATCCAGGggtgtgtaccaaatggcacccttgtcCCTGTATAGTGCTCTATTTATGACCAGAGTGCTATGTGCCCTGGTCATAAATAGTGCATTATGGGGagaatatggttccatttgggagACTGTAATGAGTCATATATCCTGCTGGACCCTTTAGGCTGGAGCACACGTAGCTCAATGGACTCTGGCTGACAGTTTCCCTTGTAGCGTATAAACGATAAGAGGACTGAGGGTAATATGGCTGAAGAGAAAATTAACAGGAGGACTCAGGTTAATATAATATGGCCAAACATTGTTGTTCAAATACAAGTACTTTGTTTACATTGTCATGGTTAgcggtgcttctctctctctctctctctccctctctctctctctctctctctctctctctctctctctctctctctctctctctctctctctctctctctatcttcttccatgtccctctctctccctctccctctctctctctctctctctctctctctctctctctctctctctctctctctctctctctctctctctctctctctctctctctctctctctctctctctctctctccagtatttaGATAGGAAACAGTACAATACACTTTTTTGAATACCAGTACTAAGCCATGACCACTGTAACCCTACCCCAGAGAGTTTCCAACCAGAGACAATAGATGTAATACTCTTTCCAACTGGCACTTTATTCCCTATGCACTACCCTATGAgccccaggtcaaaagtagtgcactaccctatgagccccaggtcaaaagtagtgcactaccctatgagccccaggtcaaaagtagtgcactaccctatgggcccctggtcaaaagtagtgcactaccctatgagccccaggtcaaaagtagtgcactaccctatgagccccaggtcaaaagtagtgcactaccctatgggcccctggtcaaaagtagtgcactaccctatgagccccaggtcaaaagtagtgcactaccctatgggcccctggtcaaaagtagtgcactaccctatgggccccaggtcaaaagtagtgcactaccctatgggcccctggtcaaaagtagtgcactaccctatgggcccctggtcaaaagcagtgcactaccctatgggcccctggtcaaaagtagtgcactaccctatgggccccaggtcaaaagtagtgtactaccctatgggccccaggtcaaaagtagtgcactaccctatgggccccaggtcaaaagtagtgcactaccctatgggccccaggtcaaaagtagtgcactaccctatgggccccaggtcaaaagtagtgcactaccctatgggcccccggtcaaaagtagtgcactaccctatgggcccctggtcaaaagtagtgcactaccctatgggccctaggtcaaaagtagtgcactaccctatgggcccctggtcaaaagtagtgcactaccctatgggcccctggtcaaaagtagtgcactaccctatgggccccaggtcaaaagtagtgcactaaatggggaatagggtgccatctaggATGCAGTCTAGCCCTTTCTACAGCCCTGCCTGGCAGCTCCACAGCACAGTGTGGAATCACAAGTGACAAGGACTATTGATACTAATACGTTCAACGTGGTGGTGTTAGATCTGGTTAGTGTACAGACCAAACTGGAGTCTCACCTAGCTAATCGGATCCGATGGGTTACAGAATAATTCCTTCCTCACAAAACGGAGTGCAGTGCAACTTACTTTTCTTATATGAGCTAAAATAGCGACACAAAGGGGTGTTGGAGGCGTTCAACTTTTAACTGTGTTGCTATACAGTGACTGCACATAGCAACAAGGCAGCTGTGATGGTGCATGTAACTAGGTAGGTCTATCTATGGATGACAGCATTGGCCCCTATAAGATGTTCTTATGCTGAAACTCTTGCCTGATAGTGAGAGCctattaaggacaacaaaaccaCAGTGCATATTACAAATtaattataatatattttttaaattccatGCATCAAAATCCTAAATGCTCATCAAGTAGACTTGTTAAGTGACATTTCAACTCTCGCCACCAGATGGTAGCAGAGCTctaaaggagaggaagggaaataACCAGAGCCTTGCAGTGGGTGGAAAAGTACCCTTATGAAGAAGGGCTTCCCCAAAACTTCTGTTTGCAACTGGCTGCAATGTCTTCTACTATTGCACCTGCAGATAACACCGACTCAAAACAACAAACATTATGTAGACATCCTGTTATAAACCAATAACACATGCAATTATTAATGCATTCCATACATCCAGATTCTAGTTGGCCTCTATAGGCTATCTGTTTCATAATCTCGCTTTACTGTTGCACGTGGTCCCTGACAAATGAATCATTTAATGAAAAAGAGCAACATAATAGATGTATTAGGCCGATAATAATTCTACACAATTCCGTTGTAGCGTTTCCTTAAAAATATTATCAGCTGATGCAAAACAACAACGAGAAAAAACCAAACCAACAGTAATTCCTAGTATGCACTTGACATGTCACGTAACCTAAACCCTTTTACTCAAAAGAAATGCGCGGGGAAAGACCCACAAGCACACACGTTTTGGtgcagtttttttgtttgtttgttgcctGTTTGCTTCAGGGTGTAAATGAATTGGGTCTCCGGGTCAACTGAGTGCTTATTGTGTTTGTAGGAGTTCAGAAAAGGGGCAGAGGGGAAATCATGCCATAAGGCGTATTTGCATAAATGATTCTCCGCGTCAGATGACGTCAGGAGACAGTTCGGCTATAAGCGCCGCCGGTAGCAGAAATAGACCCATTCGCAGAAACATAACGTGGCTCACATCATCGGCATTAACCTACCGCACTACACTCACCACAGAAGCAACCGAATCGAGTCAGTCGAGTGATTTAAGCTGAATACAGTAACCTAGAAGTGTATCTAGACAGGTAGATTTATCTACTCAACCAATCGCAAACGTGGCGAGAAGCATTATCCAAACGAGTCTGCTGCTAAATTTGAGTACGGAGATCTTCAAAACGCCAATGGAGGTTGCAGTCTATCAGTTGCATAACTTCAGCATCTCATTCTTCTCCTCGTTAGTAGGAGGAGATGTGGTGTCTGTAAAACTCGACAACAGGTAAATAGAAAAACCGCTCTGGATTCTGTGTGTTATTGATGCGTTATATATTTCATTCAAATATTTCATCTAAATTGTTATAATTCGACATAGTCATATTTCTTTCTTTACAAATAGATTAAGCAAAGTAAGGTTATGCTGGTATTCGTTATGATATAAGTGGAAGTACCGTATTATACATGTCTAATGCTGTGCAGACTTTGAGTAATGCAATTTGACTCCAACCCGCCGCGTGTCTCCTACGGGTGCCTTTTCAAACGCATAAAAGTGGAGTATCTTGAAACAATGTCGATACAAAGTAATCAATTTCATGTCATAGTTTGCAGCGCGCAACAATATATCTAGCCAGCTTGCAAAAAAAAGGCTGAATTGTAGGAGAATGGTAGGCAGGCATGCTGGTGTTTCATACACATGTCCAATCTCAAATAGGTTAAGACTTGTAGCAAGGTTCATTCATAGACACAAAAAAGCCTGAACACAAATTAAATAAACATTTGTGATGATGGCATTACGTGGCAATTGCATCTCAAAAGACTCAAAATAAGTTATCCTTGTGCCGTAAAGGCAGTCAGGTGTCAGCATCTATATGAGCGCATCATAACCTGCCGGTACGTTCTAGAACACTTGTTCCTTTTGATCCAATGCTCTGATCTGATATGTTGACTTAtggcttctcttcttctctcctccacagtGCCTCGGGTGCTAGCGTTGTTGCCATTGACAACAAGATAGAACAGGCAATGGTATGTATCAGCGGCAGAATTATACACATCATCACTCATAGTAGCCCAGTCACTCTGGGCTATTCCATATCCCACCACATTCATGCACTTTGCCCATAGTCATCATTTTCTATATGTTGATAATCATAGTAGACTAGGCTTCAGTCAAGTACTAGTATACTGTAGTACCGTAGAAGCATGGTAGTCTGTATGTGCCTGCAGCTTTGGGTGGCTACAGTACTGCACGCTCAATACATGTGATGTGGCATGGGACTATGTTCCTTCTGCTGCATTCTGAGTCAGACAGGGAGGAAGCTACAGATGTGCACAATAGCAGTCAGACTATTACCTATTTAGTTTACAGATCAACTTTTAAACCTTAATCCTGGCCATATGGGTACAAGTCTCTGTAACCACATGGCCTGTTACTACATGTTACTACAAGTGTTTGTAAGGCACGCTAGGTTAAGCTTAAACTATGAATCACATTACATGGATAGATTTGTGGTCGGTTTGTATGAGTTGcacagaactctctctctctctaaatagaCGTCTCTAACAGTAGATCTCATTCCTTCTCTCCTATGTTAGGATCTGGTGAAGAACCACCTGATGTACGCAGTCAGGGAGGAGGTTGAGATCCTCAAGGAGCAGATCAGAGAGCTGGCTGAGAAGAACAACCAGCTAGAACGTGAGaacagccttctgaagaacctgGCCAGTCCAGAACAGATGGAGAGCTTCCGCGAACGGGTTCCGTCCGACTCAGACGCTCTGGTCCCCCTGCAGCTGGACAACCAGTACCAGCAGCAGGCCCAGATGGGACTCCATAACCCTGACCAGTCCTGCCCCTTCAGTGCTGGCTCTGCTGTATAGGTGGTTCTGCCTTTGACCTCCAGTTGTAAACTGATCGTCGCTGCCAACTTCAGTGAAGCTGTCTGTAACAGATGATGAAACACACAATTGATGAAAAGCACACGAAAAGACGCTCTAACTAGCGGCTATAGGCTGAAGCTATACGCTAAGATAAGCCCGTCCTACGACATCTAGACTCTTTCTCTTTAGACAAAAGCGCTAAACGAGAGGGCTCACGTGTAGCCAGCCGGAGAACGCTTGCATTGGGACAGAGGGGAGGCTCCGGCCTTCTGGGGCCAGGAGGGCCAACCCTTCGGCCATTCTCTACCACCCCTGCtacagaggggggagagggctAAGAGACAGGGCTGGCCCGGGGATCTGATCCTGTGGATGCCTCTCCATACCTCTCCTGGTCCAGCCACGGAAAATCTTTTATCAAGACAGATGGCCCTCCAGTCTCCACTAGATCCCcccatttaaccaggcaagtcagttaagaacaaattcttatttacaatgacggcctatcggggaacagtgggttagctcccttgttcaggagcagaacgacagattttgtaccttgtcagctcggggattcaatccagcaacctttcagttactggcccaatgctctaaccactaggctacctgctacctgaAATCCAGGGGGATTTCTTCTTCTAACTGCTGATAGTACAAGCTCTGAGTAGTTAGAAAATATCTCAACCATCTTGTGACTGTTTCCACCTGCCACCATCTACTGATATTCTCTGTCAATATTCCTTATTAAGAAGCAACGAGTCTTTAGGAAACCAAACCTGAGCTCCAGTTGAacgagtagaggaggaggatctAGGAGATCCTGGACTGTTGCTGGGAGAGAGAAGCAACAGGCCTCTCTAGCTCAACCTCGCTGGTGATAGGAGATCCTGGACTGTTGCTGGGAGAGAGAGGCCTGTTGCTTCTCTATCTCAACCTTGCTGGTGATAGGAGATCCTGGACTGTTGCTGGGAGAGAGAGGCCTGTTGCTTCTCTATCTCAACCTCGCTGGTGATAGGAGATCCTGGACTGTTGCTGGGAGAGAGAGGCCTGTTGCTTCTCTATCTCAACCTCGCTGGTGATAGGAGATCCTGGACTGTTGCTGGGAGAGAGAGGCCTGTTGCTTCTCTATCTCAACCTCGCTGGTGATAGGAGATCCTGGACTGTTGCTGGGAGAGAGAGGCCTGTTGCTTCTCTATCTCAACCTCGCTGGTGATAACTGATTACCATAATCATGATTCAGAACATCATTGCTTGTATTCTCTGCAGTTGGGGTGTGCTGCTTATGGGGGAAAATCCTGCTATTTTACAGTTGTTTTGTGATTCTGAACAAAATGGAATACTTGTTAATAGGAGCATTGTAACTGTTCAGTTAAATGATGTATTATGGGGATGGAAGTATGTACTACCCAGTATGCCTAGCTCTGTACATTTGACTAACGTGTTCAGAGTAGTGGGCTGGAGATGAATTTGAGCAGCTGATTTGTCTTCTAAAGGCTGTGAATGTGATCCTGACCTAGCAGGCATGTTCTGCGTGTTCAGATGCCAACCTCAACTTGAATCAATGGCGTGACTATAGTGCCTATCTCCAGAAGAGGAATACCAACATTTCCACAATTTGACTTTCGGTAGTTTTCTAACTACCAAAGACTTTGTCTCATTACTACTCCAAACGACACCAAGCAACCTGGACCATGTGTACATCGTTCACAGAGAGAACTCTTGTTAGcgtgtgttttattttttttttataaacgtTGGGTATTGTTGCTGTATTGTGTCCATGAAACAGGTATTTGTAATGATGGATGTACAATATCCATTTGCAATAAACCTTCTGTTTACACTAACGCCATGTTGTTTCCCTTCTGTTTACACAAACGCCATCTTGTTTCCCCTTCAGTTGTTCTTACTCACAAGGGTATTGCAATCTACATGGAGAGTAACAAGAATATATAATGAACTATTTAGCATACAGTGACCACTCGCAACAACACGAGCTTCAAGACCCACTGCTATTGTGTTTAAGTTATCTAAGATTTGAGAGTAATTATGTAAAAGTAAAGGATTTATACGTAGGCTTACATGTTGAAGCTTAATGATGTTTTTGCAAGAAAACATTGGACATCTAACCAATGATCATTTAACAGACAAACTAAATGTAGCTTACATGTGTAGGTCAAATGAAAATCCACAACATTTCCTTAAATCTTTGTCCAAAGCAGCACATCTGAACTTTTCAAACAACTAAGTATGTAATAATGGTTGTCCAAGGGGTAGCTAGCCTGGTAGATGAAAAAATACTTTGTCCCAAAAAAACAAATCCTTCCGCCATATTGGCAGCTAGTGTGTTAATGGCGCGTGTCTGTGTTGGTTTGTGGGTTCTCTACTGTCCTGGTCTGGGAGCTCAGGGCTACACCCAT of Salvelinus alpinus chromosome 4, SLU_Salpinus.1, whole genome shotgun sequence contains these proteins:
- the LOC139574646 gene encoding TSC22 domain family protein 1-like isoform X2; the protein is MGACWSRPCVVPLPSQARSRPPLPTPGPAQQTMQRLAEPPAAVPAPLQTQRRLSSVARAMNYHYQPPYSPSLSQRGYRRASGASVVAIDNKIEQAMDLVKNHLMYAVREEVEILKEQIRELAEKNNQLERENSLLKNLASPEQMESFRERVPSDSDALVPLQLDNQYQQQAQMGLHNPDQSCPFSAGSAV
- the LOC139574646 gene encoding uncharacterized protein isoform X1 — encoded protein: MSDGEECLSPIGLDCCSCCLDLANCDDPAGGGGEGRGHSTPLMGSPTSLSHFRQFREQLTFQNQNVNTDKLNSMMRLDSLESVVKDPCYLLNEGICNSNIDQTTLSILLFFHSASGASVVAIDNKIEQAMDLVKNHLMYAVREEVEILKEQIRELAEKNNQLERENSLLKNLASPEQMESFRERVPSDSDALVPLQLDNQYQQQAQMGLHNPDQSCPFSAGSAV